Proteins encoded by one window of Bradyrhizobium sp. B097:
- a CDS encoding ParB N-terminal domain-containing protein, which produces MPDPESLPIDQIYVPVKKRKTLRPELVQEIAASILEVGQQVPILVRPDEGRLVLLEGLHRLEACKALGETTIIGVWGSAETAHHKTLLSDGAETEAERDKMARLKKLRLEREAAERSSASADAIVETESAKLRSARSGTSTRRGSSGDPGSKTRTLSEWLTQQKRDGGRY; this is translated from the coding sequence GTGCCCGACCCGGAAAGTCTTCCAATCGATCAGATTTACGTGCCCGTTAAGAAACGGAAAACCCTCAGGCCTGAGCTCGTTCAAGAAATCGCGGCGAGTATTCTGGAAGTTGGGCAACAAGTCCCCATTCTCGTTCGGCCTGATGAGGGCCGCCTCGTTTTGCTCGAGGGGTTACATCGGCTCGAGGCCTGCAAGGCGCTTGGCGAGACAACCATCATCGGAGTCTGGGGTTCAGCAGAGACTGCTCACCACAAGACGCTGTTGTCCGACGGAGCTGAGACAGAGGCCGAGCGGGACAAAATGGCGCGATTGAAGAAGCTGCGCCTCGAGAGAGAAGCTGCCGAGAGATCGTCGGCTTCCGCAGACGCGATCGTGGAAACTGAATCAGCCAAGCTTCGGTCGGCTCGCTCCGGAACGAGTACCAGACGAGGGTCGTCGGGCGATCCAGGATCAAAAACGAGGACGCTGTCGGAATGGCTCACACAACAAAAGCGCGATGGTGGTCGTTATTGA
- a CDS encoding TetR/AcrR family transcriptional regulator, with translation MRYSKEHKQETHARIVKKAATRLRERGAHGIGVADLMKDAGLTHGGFYAHFDSREALVIEAFNYAMDRANERWRKVTAEVPPEKRLATIVDGYLSAVHRDDPGQGCAVPALGAEIARESLKTRKAFALKLDQMIDMITDQIQDVPRKTARKQAMATLATMLGTIVMSRIAGSGEMSDEILSAGREAVMGRAAVTKKPRARAN, from the coding sequence ATGCGCTATTCGAAAGAACACAAGCAGGAGACCCACGCGCGGATCGTGAAGAAGGCCGCGACGCGGCTGCGCGAGAGGGGCGCCCATGGCATCGGCGTCGCCGACCTGATGAAGGACGCCGGCCTGACCCATGGCGGCTTTTACGCGCATTTCGATTCACGCGAGGCGCTGGTGATCGAGGCCTTCAATTACGCCATGGACCGCGCCAACGAGCGCTGGCGCAAGGTCACGGCGGAGGTGCCGCCGGAGAAGCGGCTTGCGACCATCGTCGACGGCTACCTGTCGGCGGTGCATCGCGACGATCCCGGGCAGGGCTGCGCGGTGCCGGCGCTCGGCGCCGAGATCGCGCGCGAAAGCCTGAAGACCCGCAAGGCCTTTGCGCTCAAGCTCGACCAGATGATCGATATGATCACCGACCAGATCCAGGACGTGCCGCGCAAGACCGCGCGCAAGCAGGCGATGGCCACGCTCGCGACCATGCTGGGCACCATCGTGATGTCGCGGATCGCGGGCAGCGGCGAAATGTCCGACGAGATCCTGAGCGCCGGCCGCGAGGCGGTGATGGGGCGGGCGGCGGTGACGAAGAAACCGCGTGCCAGAGCGAATTAG
- a CDS encoding PaaI family thioesterase gives MTAAETSDLHSPELTRTRVVEWQAPGPVARAAMPMSGIEAMRAIRDGRLPPPPMAKLIGFRVAVVDEGRIVMELEPHESLENTIGLLHGATAAALLDTAMGCAISTLLPAGQTSVTLDLKLTYLRPLSARSGTIAAEGKVIKLGRQTSYTEGFVRDGKDNLAVHATATFSMLGGEPKAK, from the coding sequence ATGACCGCCGCCGAGACATCAGACCTGCATTCGCCCGAACTGACGCGCACGCGCGTAGTCGAATGGCAGGCGCCCGGGCCGGTCGCCAGGGCGGCGATGCCGATGTCCGGCATCGAGGCGATGCGCGCGATCCGCGACGGCCGCCTGCCGCCGCCGCCGATGGCAAAACTGATCGGCTTCCGCGTGGCCGTGGTCGACGAGGGGCGGATCGTGATGGAACTCGAACCGCATGAGAGCCTGGAGAACACCATCGGCCTCCTGCACGGCGCGACCGCCGCCGCGCTGCTCGATACCGCGATGGGCTGCGCGATCTCGACCCTGCTGCCCGCGGGGCAGACCTCTGTCACACTCGACCTCAAGCTGACCTATCTGCGCCCGCTCTCGGCGCGCTCGGGAACCATCGCGGCCGAGGGCAAGGTGATCAAGCTCGGCCGCCAGACCAGCTACACCGAGGGCTTCGTTCGCGACGGCAAGGACAATCTTGCGGTGCACGCGACTGCGACGTTTTCCATGCTGGGCGGGGAACCAAAAGCGAAATAA
- a CDS encoding enoyl-CoA hydratase has translation MDMLNPHCGIDRDPRGVVRLTICNAGKLNIVSSAVTNGVREGFEHLAADPTIRAVILAGESERSMIGGADIKEMATLDQASAEAFIGRLRDLCEAVRKFPAPVIARLPGWCLGGGLEVAAACDVRVAAHDAMFGMPEVRVGIPSVIHAALLPRLIGWGRARWLMMTAENIDAPTALGWGLVDTVAKPGGLDEAVEHTVKALLECGPEALRIQKDLLRQWEELPLTESVNLSVGVFGKSFQTGEPQRLLQGFLDRKR, from the coding sequence ATGGACATGCTCAACCCCCACTGCGGCATCGACCGCGACCCCAGAGGCGTCGTCCGCCTCACGATCTGCAACGCCGGCAAGCTGAACATCGTCAGCTCGGCCGTGACCAACGGCGTGCGCGAGGGATTTGAGCACCTCGCCGCCGATCCGACCATCCGCGCCGTGATCCTGGCCGGCGAAAGCGAGCGCAGCATGATCGGCGGCGCCGACATCAAGGAGATGGCGACGCTCGACCAGGCGTCAGCCGAAGCCTTCATCGGCCGCCTGCGCGATCTCTGCGAGGCCGTGCGCAAATTCCCGGCGCCCGTGATCGCCCGCCTGCCCGGCTGGTGCCTCGGCGGCGGCCTCGAGGTCGCGGCCGCCTGCGACGTCCGGGTCGCGGCGCATGATGCGATGTTCGGCATGCCCGAGGTGCGCGTCGGCATCCCCTCGGTGATTCATGCCGCTTTGCTGCCGCGCCTCATCGGCTGGGGCCGCGCCCGCTGGCTGATGATGACAGCGGAGAACATCGACGCCCCCACCGCGCTCGGCTGGGGCTTGGTCGACACGGTCGCAAAGCCGGGCGGCCTCGACGAGGCTGTCGAGCACACCGTGAAGGCGCTGCTGGAATGCGGCCCCGAAGCGCTGCGCATCCAGAAGGATTTGTTGCGGCAGTGGGAAGAGCTGCCGCTGACCGAGTCGGTCAACCTCAGCGTCGGTGTGTTCGGAAAATCCTTCCAGACCGGCGAGCCGCAACGGCTGTTGCAGGGATTTTTGGATCGCAAGCGGTAA